One window of the Rufibacter radiotolerans genome contains the following:
- a CDS encoding sulfatase-like hydrolase/transferase: MSKCFLLLALTLAQTVGAYAQAPGKKPNIIIILADDMGWGDVGYHGGKIKTPNLDRLAKEGTELNRFYVAAVCSPTRAGLLTGRYPDRFGLRTTVIPPWSTFGVDTKEVFLPEMLAKAGYKNRAVLGKWHLGHADLKYHPLNRGFTHFYGHLNGAIDYFTHEREGELDWHNDFKPSHDKGYTTDLLTDEAVKNIKSYNGQSPFFIYVAYNAPHGPLQAKEEDMKPYGFDAAKPRFGNKNAQENEGKLGRGNTPEMTYAAMVTNMDQNIGRILKTLKDLKIDDNTIVLFHSDNGPAPEIKGSSSGELRGSKFTEWDGGVRVPAIIKWPAGFKGPKVVNQLMGYVDVMPTLLEIAGVKEQPKNPLDGISMVSVLTGKQPEINRSFYLGSGAMITNQWKLIAASDLNPKMKLTQDHLFQIVKDPSEKTNVALQNPAVYADLKKQLAVYDGITSPVEVPPYGEGRKGFKAPKQWQITQHTTKK; the protein is encoded by the coding sequence ATGAGTAAATGCTTCCTGCTGCTCGCTTTAACGCTGGCGCAGACCGTGGGGGCGTACGCGCAGGCGCCCGGCAAGAAACCCAACATCATTATTATTCTAGCCGATGACATGGGCTGGGGAGACGTGGGCTACCACGGCGGCAAGATCAAAACCCCTAACCTGGATCGTCTGGCCAAAGAAGGCACCGAGCTGAACCGGTTCTACGTGGCCGCCGTCTGCTCGCCTACCCGCGCGGGACTGCTCACCGGCAGGTACCCAGACCGCTTTGGCTTGCGAACCACCGTTATTCCGCCGTGGTCTACGTTTGGGGTAGACACCAAGGAAGTGTTCCTGCCCGAGATGCTAGCCAAAGCCGGCTATAAAAACCGGGCGGTGCTGGGTAAGTGGCACCTGGGCCACGCCGACCTGAAATACCATCCCCTGAACCGCGGCTTCACCCATTTCTACGGTCACCTGAACGGCGCCATTGACTACTTCACGCATGAGCGCGAAGGGGAATTGGACTGGCACAATGACTTCAAGCCCAGCCATGACAAAGGCTACACCACAGACCTGCTCACAGACGAGGCGGTCAAGAACATCAAGTCCTATAACGGGCAGTCGCCGTTTTTTATTTACGTAGCCTACAACGCGCCGCACGGCCCGCTGCAGGCCAAGGAAGAAGACATGAAGCCCTATGGGTTTGATGCCGCCAAACCGCGGTTCGGGAACAAAAACGCCCAGGAGAATGAAGGAAAGCTGGGCCGAGGTAATACGCCTGAGATGACCTACGCCGCCATGGTCACCAACATGGACCAGAACATTGGCCGCATCTTGAAAACCCTCAAAGACCTGAAGATAGACGACAACACCATTGTGTTGTTCCACAGTGACAACGGCCCGGCACCTGAGATCAAGGGCTCCAGCAGCGGCGAACTGAGAGGCTCCAAATTCACGGAGTGGGACGGGGGCGTGCGCGTTCCGGCCATCATTAAATGGCCCGCCGGGTTCAAGGGACCGAAGGTGGTGAACCAGCTCATGGGCTATGTAGACGTTATGCCTACTCTCCTGGAGATTGCCGGGGTGAAAGAACAGCCTAAAAATCCGTTGGACGGCATCAGCATGGTTTCGGTCTTAACCGGCAAGCAGCCAGAGATCAACCGCAGCTTCTACCTGGGCTCTGGGGCCATGATCACCAACCAATGGAAACTGATCGCTGCCTCAGACCTTAACCCCAAAATGAAACTCACCCAGGACCACCTGTTCCAGATTGTGAAAGACCCTTCTGAGAAAACCAATGTGGCCCTGCAGAACCCCGCCGTCTACGCCGACCTCAAAAAGCAGCTGGCCGTGTATGATGGCATTACGTCTCCCGTAGAGGTGCCGCCTTACGGCGAAGGCCGCAAAGGATTCAAAGCCCCTAAGCAGTGGCAGATCACGCAGCACACCACTAAAAAGTAA
- a CDS encoding glycoside hydrolase family 27 protein, whose amino-acid sequence MRIVFTFFLALLGTFAQAQVSPALAPSPPMGWNSWNWFGKEAINEKMVREVIDAMAASGLRDAGYTYVVVDGGWRDTKLGPNGELLPHPQRFPGGMKALADYAHSKGLKFGLHTTPGSHDCGMDKVGGWGYEEVHVKQFADWGLDFLKLDKCRFSLDEQPTYPRNDPRWKKGWESQPQNLQTAYAKWSSLLKASGRAMVLSASAYQFFPWYPALTHMGRTTGDIKSKQSGGAVFDSEKPGSVMAIAGKNNQHVQKAGKGYWNDPDMLVTGEQGLTQEEQKSHFALWSIMSAPLILGNDPRVMKEEEKKIILKKEAIAINQDPTEQGKRITAAGKAEVWAKKLKNGDYAVLLLNRDAAAAQAITVTWAQLGLSGSRKVRDVYAAKSLGTAKDKFSQTIPPRSSLFLVMQAR is encoded by the coding sequence ATGAGAATTGTTTTCACCTTTTTCCTGGCCCTGCTGGGCACCTTCGCCCAGGCCCAGGTAAGCCCGGCGTTAGCCCCGTCGCCGCCCATGGGCTGGAACAGCTGGAACTGGTTTGGCAAGGAGGCCATCAATGAGAAGATGGTCAGGGAGGTCATTGACGCTATGGCGGCCAGCGGCCTCAGAGACGCGGGCTATACCTACGTGGTGGTAGACGGCGGCTGGCGTGACACCAAACTGGGCCCTAACGGCGAGTTGTTGCCGCACCCCCAGCGATTCCCCGGCGGCATGAAGGCCCTGGCAGACTATGCCCACTCCAAAGGCCTCAAGTTTGGCCTGCATACCACCCCCGGCTCGCATGACTGCGGCATGGACAAAGTAGGCGGCTGGGGCTATGAGGAGGTGCACGTGAAACAGTTCGCGGACTGGGGCCTTGACTTTTTGAAACTGGACAAGTGCCGCTTCTCTTTAGACGAGCAACCCACCTATCCGCGCAATGACCCACGCTGGAAAAAAGGCTGGGAAAGCCAACCCCAGAACCTGCAAACCGCCTACGCCAAATGGAGCAGCCTCCTGAAAGCCAGCGGCCGTGCCATGGTGCTCAGCGCCAGCGCCTATCAGTTTTTCCCGTGGTACCCTGCCCTCACCCACATGGGCCGCACCACCGGCGATATCAAATCAAAGCAATCGGGTGGGGCTGTCTTTGATTCAGAGAAACCGGGCAGCGTGATGGCCATTGCCGGAAAAAACAACCAGCACGTCCAGAAAGCCGGCAAAGGTTACTGGAACGACCCAGACATGTTGGTGACCGGGGAGCAGGGCCTCACCCAGGAAGAGCAGAAAAGCCACTTCGCCCTCTGGAGCATCATGAGCGCGCCGCTTATCCTGGGCAACGACCCCCGCGTGATGAAAGAAGAGGAAAAGAAAATCATCCTCAAGAAAGAGGCCATCGCCATAAACCAGGACCCCACCGAACAGGGCAAAAGGATCACCGCCGCCGGCAAGGCCGAGGTGTGGGCCAAGAAACTGAAGAACGGAGATTACGCGGTGCTGCTCTTGAATAGAGATGCCGCCGCAGCCCAGGCCATCACCGTGACCTGGGCCCAACTGGGTCTGTCGGGCAGCCGCAAGGTGCGGGACGTGTACGCGGCTAAAAGCCTGGGCACCGCCAAGGATAAATTCTCGCAAACCATACCTCCGCGGTCTTCCCTTTTTCTGGTAATGCAGGCCAGATAA